Proteins encoded within one genomic window of Candidatus Limnocylindrales bacterium:
- a CDS encoding acetyl-CoA C-acetyltransferase produces the protein MSKQANEAWIIDAVRTPRGIGKQGKGALSHLHPQRLSATVLSALAERNGLDTAEVDDVIWGCSTQVGRQGACVGRMSVLDAGWDTRASAVTLDRFCGSGITAVNLAAASLMSGMEDVVVAGGVEMMSFTATLPPGLLDAGNLHLRDLHPQPHQGVCADVIATLEGITRENVDALALESQRRAQRAIEGGHFDRSVVPVYNDDGSLALAHEEFPRPQTTLEGLAKLPAVFANFMNQPVDAGGETFDHLVRRSFPDIRIDHVHHAGNSSGVVDGSAGLLLSSPDYAKGKGWKPRARVVAMANAAGSPELMLNEPVPAARKVLAKAGMTLDDIDLFEINEAFAVVAFKFMRDLEIDPAKCNVNGGAIALGHPIAATGSILIGTILDELERRDLSTGLVTMCAAGGMAPAIIIERL, from the coding sequence ATGTCGAAGCAAGCCAACGAAGCATGGATCATCGATGCGGTTCGCACTCCGCGCGGAATCGGCAAGCAGGGCAAAGGCGCGCTGTCGCACCTTCATCCGCAGCGGCTCAGCGCGACGGTGCTCAGCGCGCTTGCCGAGCGCAACGGCCTCGACACGGCGGAAGTCGATGACGTGATCTGGGGCTGCAGCACGCAGGTCGGCCGCCAGGGTGCCTGCGTCGGACGCATGTCGGTCCTCGACGCAGGATGGGACACGCGCGCGAGCGCGGTGACGCTCGACCGCTTCTGCGGCTCGGGTATCACCGCCGTCAATCTCGCGGCCGCCAGCCTGATGTCCGGAATGGAAGACGTCGTCGTCGCCGGCGGCGTCGAGATGATGTCGTTTACCGCAACCCTGCCGCCGGGCCTTCTCGACGCCGGCAATCTTCACCTGCGCGACCTGCATCCGCAGCCGCACCAGGGCGTCTGCGCGGACGTCATCGCGACGCTCGAGGGCATCACTCGCGAGAACGTCGATGCGCTGGCGCTCGAGAGCCAGCGCCGCGCGCAGCGCGCGATCGAAGGCGGACATTTCGATCGCAGCGTGGTGCCGGTCTACAACGACGACGGCAGCCTTGCCCTCGCGCACGAGGAGTTTCCGCGCCCGCAGACCACGCTCGAAGGCCTCGCGAAGCTTCCCGCGGTGTTCGCGAATTTCATGAATCAGCCCGTGGACGCGGGGGGCGAGACCTTCGACCATCTCGTGCGCCGCAGCTTTCCTGACATCAGAATCGACCACGTTCACCACGCCGGAAACTCGTCCGGCGTCGTCGACGGCAGTGCGGGACTTCTGCTGTCGTCGCCGGACTACGCCAAAGGCAAGGGCTGGAAGCCGCGTGCACGCGTCGTCGCGATGGCCAACGCCGCCGGCAGCCCCGAGCTGATGCTGAACGAGCCGGTGCCGGCCGCGCGCAAGGTGCTCGCCAAAGCCGGAATGACGCTCGACGACATCGACCTCTTCGAGATCAACGAGGCGTTCGCAGTGGTCGCCTTCAAGTTCATGCGCGATCTCGAGATCGACCCCGCAAAGTGCAATGTGAACGGCGGCGCCATCGCGCTCGGCCATCCGATTGCGGCGACCGGTTCGATCCTGATCGGTACGATTCTCGACGAGCTCGAGCGGCGCGATCTTTCGACCGGGCTGGTCACGATGTGTGCCGCCGGCGGAATGGCGCCGGCGATCATCATCGAACGCCTCTGA
- a CDS encoding addiction module antidote protein — translation MSKISKKGASKTRTTAYDVARQLRTPKEMAAYLDAWLVEAPDDVAGIARAIGDIARAKGMTQVARKTGLSRESLYKALSGDGNPSLDTILRVTKALGMQLHATVA, via the coding sequence GTGTCAAAGATATCGAAGAAGGGGGCGTCGAAAACCCGCACGACAGCATACGATGTTGCGCGGCAGCTCCGAACGCCGAAAGAGATGGCGGCTTATCTCGATGCGTGGCTCGTCGAAGCACCGGATGACGTTGCGGGAATCGCACGCGCCATCGGTGATATCGCGCGAGCCAAAGGCATGACGCAGGTTGCGCGCAAGACGGGTCTGAGCCGCGAGAGTCTATACAAAGCGCTCAGCGGTGACGGGAATCCAAGTCTCGATACGATCCTGAGGGTCACGAAGGCACTCGGAATGCAGCTCCATGCCACGGTCGCGTAG
- a CDS encoding nitroreductase family deazaflavin-dependent oxidoreductase, with the protein MTTMNEFNAKIIDEFRANGGKVGGMFTGAPMLLLHSRGAKSGKSYTTPLVYLADGDRWVIIASKAGAATNPDWFHNLVANPETEIEVGSEKVKVRAEVVGEAERTRLYDKQASIMPQFAEYKQKTSRVIPVVALSRVI; encoded by the coding sequence ATGACGACCATGAACGAGTTCAACGCGAAGATCATCGACGAGTTCCGGGCAAACGGCGGCAAGGTCGGCGGCATGTTCACCGGCGCCCCGATGCTGCTGCTGCACTCGAGGGGCGCGAAGTCGGGCAAGTCGTACACGACGCCGCTCGTCTACCTGGCCGACGGCGACCGCTGGGTGATCATCGCTTCGAAGGCTGGAGCGGCGACGAACCCGGACTGGTTCCACAACCTCGTCGCGAATCCCGAAACCGAGATCGAGGTCGGCAGCGAGAAGGTCAAGGTCCGCGCGGAAGTCGTGGGCGAGGCCGAACGCACGCGCCTGTACGATAAGCAGGCGTCGATCATGCCGCAGTTCGCCGAGTACAAGCAGAAGACGAGCCGCGTAATTCCGGTTGTCGCGCTAAGCCGAGTCATCTGA
- the trpE gene encoding anthranilate synthase component I codes for MSLVPDLEGFRRLAAEANTIPVYREIAADLDTPVSAFLKLHRGGQGFLLESVEGGDRWGRYSILGSDPLMTLRAKDGVMTVSRRNGAVETIDGDPVDALRKVLAPFRPAHVPGLSRFAGGFVGYLSYDLVRTVERLPDGNVDDLGVADVAGLIADNFVLFDNVTHTMKVVSLAVLADHGSVDDAYASASYSVERTVERLRTSRVPLPTPSRHEPVTPVSNCTTKEYETSVERSLEYIAAGDIFQVVVSQRLEAPLATHPFSIYRALRTINPSPYLFYLDLGAEVAVGSSPEVMVRVENRRITVRPIAGTIRRGATPEEDEALVASMLADPKEQAEHIMLVDLGRNDVGRVAEIGSVSVDERMVIERYSHVHHIVSLVSGRLRDGMDCLDAFRATFPAGTLSGAPKVRAMQIIDEVEKTRRGLYGGAVGYVDFFGNLDTCIAIRTVLVKNEKTYVQVGAGIVADSVPEREQTECGEKCGAMMAALAHAAEIERS; via the coding sequence ATGTCGCTTGTCCCTGACCTCGAAGGCTTCCGCCGTCTGGCGGCGGAGGCGAACACGATCCCCGTCTATCGGGAGATCGCGGCCGATCTCGATACGCCGGTGTCGGCTTTCCTCAAGCTGCACCGGGGCGGGCAGGGCTTCCTGCTCGAGAGCGTCGAGGGCGGCGACCGCTGGGGACGCTACAGCATTCTCGGCAGCGACCCGCTGATGACTCTTCGCGCGAAGGACGGCGTGATGACGGTCTCGCGCAGGAACGGCGCAGTCGAAACCATCGACGGCGATCCGGTCGATGCGCTGCGCAAGGTGCTCGCACCGTTCCGGCCCGCGCACGTGCCGGGACTGTCGCGCTTCGCGGGCGGATTCGTCGGGTACCTGTCGTACGATCTCGTGCGCACCGTTGAACGGCTTCCCGACGGTAACGTCGACGATCTCGGCGTGGCCGACGTTGCCGGGCTGATCGCCGACAATTTCGTGCTGTTCGACAACGTCACGCACACGATGAAGGTCGTCTCGCTCGCGGTGCTGGCCGACCACGGCAGTGTCGACGATGCGTACGCGAGCGCGTCGTATTCGGTCGAGCGCACCGTCGAGCGTCTGCGCACGTCGCGCGTTCCGCTTCCGACGCCGAGCCGGCACGAGCCGGTGACGCCGGTCTCCAACTGCACCACGAAAGAATACGAGACGTCGGTCGAACGCTCGCTCGAGTACATCGCCGCGGGCGACATCTTCCAGGTCGTCGTCTCGCAGCGCCTCGAGGCGCCGCTGGCGACGCATCCGTTCTCGATCTACCGCGCGCTGCGCACCATCAATCCGTCACCGTACCTGTTCTACCTCGACCTTGGCGCGGAGGTGGCGGTGGGGTCGTCTCCCGAGGTCATGGTTCGGGTCGAGAACCGGCGCATCACCGTGCGCCCGATTGCCGGCACGATCCGCCGCGGCGCGACGCCCGAGGAAGACGAGGCGCTGGTCGCGAGCATGCTGGCCGATCCCAAGGAGCAGGCCGAGCACATCATGCTGGTCGACCTCGGCCGCAACGACGTCGGCAGGGTCGCCGAGATCGGCTCGGTCTCGGTCGACGAGCGCATGGTGATCGAGCGCTACTCGCACGTGCACCACATCGTCTCGCTGGTCTCCGGACGGCTTCGCGACGGCATGGACTGCCTCGACGCGTTCCGCGCGACGTTCCCGGCCGGAACGCTCAGCGGCGCTCCGAAGGTGCGTGCCATGCAGATCATCGACGAGGTCGAAAAGACCCGGCGCGGGCTTTACGGCGGCGCCGTCGGCTACGTGGATTTCTTTGGTAATCTCGATACCTGCATCGCGATCCGCACCGTATTGGTGAAGAACGAGAAGACCTACGTCCAGGTCGGTGCCGGGATCGTCGCCGACTCCGTCCCGGAGCGCGAGCAGACCGAGTGCGGCGAGAAGTGCGGGGCGATGATGGCCGCCCTCGCGCATGCGGCCGAGATCGAGCGGTCATGA
- the trpD gene encoding anthranilate phosphoribosyltransferase: protein MKGALAALVSGKDLTSAEMTDAMTKIMDGVATPAQIGAFLAGLRAKGETVDELVAAVSVLRERAVTLPAGGDVIDTCGTGGDGLGTFNVSTAAAFVAAAAGAKVAKHGNRAASGKVGAADVLEAAGAVVDLGPDAARRCLDTCGITFLFAPTYHPAVRHVAAVRRELGFRTMFNLTGPLSNPAGARRQVIGLYSREWLVTVAEVLRRLGSEHVLVVHGGDGSDEITPAGETSVVELHGGEIRSYQVSPEDFAMRRCSPADLAGGDAAENARLLRAVLGGVSGPQSDAAALNAGAAIFVAGISKSLAGGVARSREILASGEAVQVLDAFVACSQRIASSAAEPEAEAEVTP from the coding sequence ATGAAAGGGGCGCTGGCCGCACTGGTCTCCGGCAAGGACCTGACGTCCGCCGAGATGACCGATGCGATGACGAAGATCATGGACGGCGTGGCGACGCCGGCCCAGATCGGAGCGTTTCTTGCCGGGCTTCGGGCCAAGGGCGAGACGGTCGACGAGCTCGTGGCCGCGGTCAGCGTGCTTCGCGAGCGGGCGGTCACGCTTCCGGCCGGCGGAGACGTCATCGACACGTGCGGCACCGGAGGCGACGGCCTCGGGACGTTCAACGTCTCGACGGCAGCGGCATTCGTCGCTGCCGCGGCCGGCGCAAAGGTCGCCAAGCACGGCAACCGCGCGGCGTCGGGAAAAGTCGGCGCCGCCGACGTGCTCGAAGCCGCCGGCGCAGTCGTCGATCTCGGTCCGGACGCGGCGAGGCGATGCCTCGACACGTGCGGCATCACGTTCCTGTTTGCACCGACGTACCATCCCGCAGTCCGTCATGTTGCAGCGGTACGCCGCGAGCTCGGCTTCCGCACGATGTTCAACCTGACCGGGCCGCTGTCGAATCCGGCCGGAGCGCGCCGGCAGGTGATCGGCCTGTACTCGCGCGAGTGGCTGGTGACGGTTGCCGAGGTGCTCCGCCGTCTCGGCAGTGAGCACGTGCTCGTCGTGCACGGCGGCGACGGCAGCGACGAGATCACGCCGGCAGGCGAGACATCCGTCGTCGAGCTCCACGGCGGCGAGATCCGCTCCTATCAGGTCTCGCCGGAAGACTTCGCGATGCGTCGCTGCTCGCCGGCGGATCTTGCCGGCGGCGATGCGGCCGAGAACGCGCGGCTGCTGCGCGCAGTGCTCGGCGGAGTAAGCGGGCCGCAGTCGGATGCCGCCGCGCTCAACGCCGGAGCGGCAATCTTCGTTGCCGGCATTTCGAAATCGCTCGCCGGCGGCGTTGCGCGTTCGCGCGAAATCCTCGCGAGCGGCGAGGCGGTGCAGGTGCTCGATGCGTTCGTCGCATGCTCGCAGCGAATCGCAAGCTCAGCGGCTGAGCCTGAAGCCGAAGCGGAAGTGACGCCGTGA
- the trpC gene encoding indole-3-glycerol phosphate synthase TrpC: MILDRILDSKRKEVAAAKSATSERALRERPLYAEGRRGFLDQVQVGGRTIIAEIKKASPSKGLIRADFNPAVHAHQYEQAGARCISVLTDRPFFQGCLADLEAVRAASTIPLLRKDFILDPYQLTEARASGADCVLLIVAALGDAQIRELASAAGEQGLDVLVEVHDESEFERAIATGARFIGVNNRNLHTFETSLDTTRRLAAICPDDVTLVSESGFHSAAELAGMEAIGVDAFLIGESLMKQGDPGAALHALVTG; the protein is encoded by the coding sequence GTGATTCTCGATCGCATCCTCGACAGCAAGCGGAAGGAAGTTGCCGCCGCCAAATCCGCTACGAGCGAGCGCGCGCTTCGCGAGCGGCCGCTGTATGCCGAAGGCCGCCGCGGGTTTCTCGACCAGGTGCAGGTCGGTGGCCGCACGATCATTGCCGAAATCAAGAAGGCCTCGCCGTCGAAGGGGCTGATCCGCGCCGACTTCAATCCGGCGGTGCATGCGCACCAGTACGAGCAGGCCGGCGCCCGCTGCATTTCGGTGCTGACCGACCGGCCGTTCTTCCAGGGGTGCCTCGCTGATCTCGAGGCGGTGCGCGCGGCGTCGACGATCCCGCTGCTGCGCAAGGACTTCATCCTCGACCCGTATCAGCTGACCGAGGCGCGCGCGTCGGGTGCCGACTGCGTGCTGCTGATCGTCGCCGCGCTCGGCGACGCACAGATCCGCGAGCTGGCGTCGGCGGCGGGCGAGCAGGGCCTCGACGTGCTCGTCGAAGTTCACGATGAAAGCGAATTCGAGCGCGCGATCGCAACCGGCGCGAGATTCATCGGCGTCAACAACCGCAACCTTCACACGTTCGAGACCTCGCTCGATACCACGCGCCGCCTGGCCGCGATCTGCCCCGACGACGTGACGCTGGTGTCGGAGAGCGGATTTCATTCGGCTGCCGAGCTGGCCGGCATGGAAGCGATCGGAGTCGATGCGTTCCTCATCGGCGAGTCGCTGATGAAGCAGGGCGATCCCGGCGCCGCGCTTCACGCGCTGGTTACGGGATAG
- a CDS encoding phosphoribosylanthranilate isomerase, with product MPTWVKICGVTRPEDARAAFDAGADAIGINFWTGSRRCCRLEAAREIVSVLRPGELAFGVFVRAPRDEVRRIVDEVSLGGVQFHGGESTDDVAGWNVPTIRAVAVSDRLAAEAALAMRDRFLESRGAGYRLLVDHGSGGGSGLAIDDEMLDGLDLADAILAGGLTPRNVADRVARFRPFGVDTAGGVESAPGIKDANAIAEFIREARREQ from the coding sequence ATGCCAACCTGGGTCAAGATCTGCGGCGTCACGCGGCCCGAGGATGCCAGGGCGGCGTTCGATGCCGGCGCCGATGCGATCGGCATCAACTTCTGGACCGGAAGCCGTCGCTGCTGCAGGCTGGAAGCTGCGCGCGAAATCGTCTCGGTGCTGCGGCCCGGCGAGCTCGCGTTCGGCGTGTTCGTTCGCGCGCCGCGCGACGAAGTGCGGCGCATCGTCGACGAGGTGAGCCTCGGCGGAGTGCAGTTCCACGGCGGCGAGAGCACCGATGATGTGGCCGGCTGGAACGTTCCGACCATCCGTGCGGTTGCCGTCTCCGACCGTCTGGCGGCCGAAGCGGCGCTTGCGATGCGCGATCGCTTCCTCGAGTCGCGCGGCGCCGGTTATCGCCTGCTCGTCGATCACGGAAGCGGCGGCGGAAGCGGCCTCGCGATCGACGACGAGATGCTCGACGGGCTCGATCTTGCCGATGCCATCCTTGCCGGCGGGCTGACTCCACGAAACGTCGCTGATAGGGTCGCGCGCTTTCGGCCGTTCGGCGTCGATACCGCAGGCGGAGTCGAGTCGGCGCCCGGCATCAAGGATGCGAACGCGATCGCGGAGTTTATCCGCGAGGCCCGGCGCGAGCAGTAA
- the trpB gene encoding tryptophan synthase subunit beta: MQPAATKLPDARGKFGEFGGRYVPETLMPALLELEEAYARWSVDPGFQQELAALNTGYTGRPTLLYHAARLSDQLGGAEIWLKREDLCHTGAHKINNGLGQGLLAKRMGKTRIIAETGAGQHGVATATVCALFGIHCEVFMGEEDIQRQALNVFRMRLLGATVRPVASGSRTLKDSINEAMRDWVTNVANTYYLVGSTMGPHPYPQMVRDFQSVIGREAREQMLTARGRLPDVLVACVGGGSNAMGLFYPFVGDKDVRIVGVEAAGRGLDAGAHSASITRGSIGVLHGKKTFLLQDELGQILPAHSIAPGLDYPGVGPEHAWLHDTGRGSYDAVGDQECIEALQLLARTEGIICALESAHAVAWAIAEAPKMKKSEIILVNLSGRGDKDMPAVADYLGQKL; this comes from the coding sequence ATGCAACCAGCAGCGACGAAACTTCCCGACGCACGCGGCAAGTTCGGCGAGTTCGGCGGACGTTACGTTCCCGAAACGCTGATGCCGGCTCTGCTCGAGCTCGAAGAGGCCTACGCGCGCTGGAGCGTCGACCCGGGCTTTCAGCAGGAGCTCGCGGCGCTGAACACCGGCTATACCGGACGTCCGACGCTGCTGTATCACGCCGCCCGGCTGTCGGATCAGCTCGGCGGCGCCGAAATCTGGCTCAAGCGCGAAGACCTCTGCCATACCGGCGCGCACAAGATCAACAACGGCCTCGGCCAGGGTCTTCTCGCCAAACGCATGGGCAAGACGCGCATCATTGCCGAGACCGGCGCCGGCCAGCACGGCGTCGCGACGGCGACGGTCTGCGCGCTGTTCGGAATCCACTGCGAAGTCTTCATGGGCGAGGAGGACATCCAGCGGCAGGCGCTCAACGTCTTCCGCATGCGGCTTCTCGGTGCGACCGTGCGGCCGGTCGCCAGCGGCAGCCGCACGCTCAAGGACTCGATCAACGAAGCGATGCGCGACTGGGTCACCAACGTCGCCAACACCTACTACCTCGTCGGATCGACGATGGGCCCGCATCCGTATCCGCAGATGGTGCGCGACTTCCAGTCGGTCATCGGCCGCGAAGCGCGCGAGCAGATGCTGACGGCGCGCGGACGGCTTCCCGACGTGCTCGTCGCGTGCGTCGGCGGCGGCAGCAATGCGATGGGACTGTTCTACCCGTTCGTCGGCGACAAGGACGTCCGGATCGTCGGCGTCGAGGCGGCGGGCCGCGGGCTCGATGCCGGCGCACATTCGGCGTCGATCACCAGAGGCAGCATCGGCGTGCTGCACGGCAAGAAGACGTTCCTGCTCCAGGACGAGCTCGGCCAGATCCTGCCGGCGCATTCGATCGCCCCCGGCCTCGACTATCCCGGAGTCGGACCGGAACATGCCTGGCTTCACGACACCGGCCGCGGAAGCTACGACGCGGTCGGCGATCAGGAATGCATCGAAGCGCTGCAGCTCCTTGCGCGCACCGAAGGCATCATCTGCGCGCTCGAAAGCGCGCATGCAGTTGCGTGGGCGATCGCCGAGGCACCGAAGATGAAAAAGAGCGAGATCATCCTCGTGAACCTGTCCGGTCGCGGCGACAAGGACATGCCGGCGGTTGCCGACTATCTCGGGCAGAAGCTCTGA
- the trpA gene encoding tryptophan synthase subunit alpha, translated as MSRRLNEKLAALRADGRAGLVPFFSIGDPDLETSRDAVLAACEAGADVIEIGVPFSDPIADGVVVQESSQRALAAGSSLPRVLEIVAWLRARTDVPMVLFGYYNPFLHYGEETFARDAAAAGADAVLCIDLPPEEAAGMVAACRRNGLANIFLLAPTSNDERMRAVAEVASGFIYMVSVTGVTGARSSAPAGIETLVAKAREATGLPIGVGFGISSAAQAADVARYAELVVVGSALVRRMFDAGRSGAVGAAREFVAELRAGIDAVSRN; from the coding sequence GTGTCCAGACGCCTCAACGAAAAACTCGCTGCGCTTCGCGCCGACGGCCGTGCCGGCCTCGTGCCGTTCTTCTCGATCGGTGATCCTGATCTCGAGACCAGTCGCGACGCCGTGCTCGCCGCCTGCGAAGCCGGCGCCGACGTCATCGAGATCGGCGTGCCGTTCTCGGATCCGATCGCCGACGGCGTCGTCGTGCAGGAGTCGAGCCAGCGCGCGCTCGCTGCCGGTTCGTCGCTGCCGCGCGTGCTCGAGATCGTCGCATGGCTGCGCGCACGCACCGACGTGCCGATGGTGCTGTTCGGCTACTACAATCCGTTCCTTCACTACGGCGAAGAGACGTTTGCGCGCGACGCGGCGGCGGCGGGCGCCGACGCGGTGCTGTGCATCGATCTTCCTCCCGAGGAAGCCGCCGGCATGGTCGCCGCGTGCCGCAGGAACGGCCTCGCCAACATCTTTCTGCTTGCACCGACGAGCAACGACGAGCGCATGCGCGCAGTCGCCGAAGTTGCCAGCGGCTTCATCTACATGGTTTCGGTGACGGGCGTGACCGGCGCGCGGTCTTCGGCGCCGGCGGGAATCGAAACGCTCGTCGCCAAAGCGCGCGAGGCGACCGGGCTTCCGATCGGCGTCGGATTCGGCATCTCCTCGGCGGCCCAGGCAGCCGACGTTGCGCGCTACGCCGAGCTCGTCGTCGTCGGCTCCGCGCTGGTGCGCCGCATGTTCGATGCGGGGCGCTCCGGCGCCGTCGGTGCGGCTCGCGAGTTCGTCGCCGAGCTTCGCGCCGGCATCGACGCCGTGTCCCGCAACTAG
- a CDS encoding Mur ligase family protein, with protein MPRTYKDTLASLYALEAKKGMDFRLSRLDPVLDALDHPERAFRAVHIAGTNGKGSTAAMIESALRAGGYRTGLYTSPHLVSFRERTRIGGVPIYEDSVVRHTETIVGAASRAGAELTFFEIATLAAFLEMRERRVEIGVIEAGLGGRLDVTNVVHGDVAVLTSIGIDHVEFLGDTIAGIAAEKAAIIKHGATAVTGAMDEIADAVVAARVAEVGAMRLAWGRDFGPFEPLVAAQRGAAASDSGTHVLAGAHQAHNAALAAAAVSALAREFPVAPGTRDAAIVSARWPGRLEVLARRRGSGPVVLDAAHNPQAVATLAASLDAVAPSRPRVLVFAAMADKDWREMLRMLVPAFDKVIVTALPMARAERPESFLASAPGAVVASDPAEALERAEREAAAHGSIVVTGSIFLLGNLYRAAGGKLLEEDLAD; from the coding sequence GTGCCCCGCACATACAAGGACACGCTGGCGTCCCTTTACGCTCTCGAAGCGAAGAAGGGCATGGACTTCCGGCTTTCGCGTCTCGATCCGGTGCTCGACGCGCTCGATCATCCGGAGCGTGCGTTTCGCGCCGTGCACATCGCGGGCACCAACGGAAAGGGCTCGACGGCGGCGATGATCGAGTCGGCGCTGCGGGCCGGTGGCTATCGCACGGGCCTTTACACGTCACCGCACCTGGTGTCGTTTCGTGAACGCACGCGCATCGGCGGCGTGCCGATTTACGAAGACTCCGTCGTACGCCACACCGAAACGATCGTGGGCGCAGCGTCGCGCGCCGGCGCCGAGCTGACGTTCTTCGAGATCGCGACGCTCGCGGCGTTCCTCGAAATGCGTGAGCGCCGCGTCGAGATCGGCGTCATCGAAGCCGGCCTCGGCGGGCGCCTCGACGTGACCAACGTGGTGCACGGCGACGTGGCCGTGCTGACGTCGATCGGGATCGACCATGTGGAGTTTCTCGGCGACACGATCGCCGGCATCGCGGCTGAGAAAGCCGCGATCATCAAGCACGGCGCGACCGCCGTGACCGGTGCCATGGACGAAATTGCCGATGCGGTCGTTGCCGCGCGCGTGGCGGAAGTCGGTGCGATGCGGCTGGCATGGGGCCGCGACTTCGGTCCGTTCGAGCCGCTGGTGGCGGCGCAGCGCGGCGCCGCCGCGAGCGATTCCGGTACGCACGTGCTGGCCGGAGCGCATCAGGCGCACAACGCGGCGCTGGCTGCTGCGGCGGTCTCGGCGCTCGCGCGTGAATTTCCCGTGGCACCCGGTACGCGCGACGCAGCCATCGTCAGTGCCCGCTGGCCGGGGCGGCTCGAAGTGCTCGCGCGCCGCCGCGGCAGCGGCCCGGTCGTGCTCGATGCCGCTCACAATCCTCAGGCCGTCGCGACGCTGGCGGCGTCGCTCGATGCGGTGGCTCCGTCCCGCCCGCGCGTCCTCGTGTTCGCCGCGATGGCCGACAAGGACTGGCGCGAGATGCTCCGGATGCTGGTACCGGCGTTCGACAAGGTCATCGTGACCGCTCTTCCGATGGCGCGTGCCGAGCGGCCGGAGAGCTTTCTTGCGAGCGCTCCCGGTGCCGTCGTCGCATCGGATCCGGCCGAAGCCCTCGAACGCGCCGAGCGCGAAGCGGCTGCGCACGGAAGCATCGTCGTGACCGGTTCCATCTTTCTTCTCGGGAACCTATACAGAGCGGCCGGTGGAAAACTTCTCGAAGAAGACCTCGCCGACTGA